From a region of the Mytilus galloprovincialis chromosome 3, xbMytGall1.hap1.1, whole genome shotgun sequence genome:
- the LOC143066976 gene encoding uncharacterized protein LOC143066976, whose protein sequence is MYGKSSKNLPLGASGFYDYPKENSIPYNNDRLDDAVSLDYSQALSGFQRSDFVASGDYASRIERTSDRRRDIDCRETSGDYATRIRSFTQNLTSTPDLPVRRNSGAYAQRIGNSSRNEKEISHKDQRFHGMDKLGRTMHIEISPKDQRFHNTGMDKLGRTMHGERVYENQLFKDKYGNYYPPPISEDDVGLQGLESPRSILETARSFPVGFEASDMSRSGPFISPPGESTDQGSFERHKKSSQRQQMRRNSTPDEHLESETPAWANRLLTKESSLLSKFRNMKSAINKWTLRRISKPKTSFIKGQGPKVLNLFESIDVLSSSSTQDLLPQNQSKEKTNNIASCFCGLFLMIIFVFPVIPVIVIFTDPSDFAQIEITIKFSGYLDANFDIRIMEQDICRQIDTAFSSYSSFYSCGLINIKNGSITANVSLLFRVSNIPNEHVIEENINNHLTTVRTISTYAYEKNSTKTIKYTFVKQRLVGEMPYTRGKTTIEQTTTPILSTSATKTTTTIPSTTAKETTTTSQVQTTEVDTSTPVTTSLTTEVMTAIETTRSDTTSSNVQKTTEQPTTTEGLTTLTTPSTITPQATNPDNVTSSEQTATSTNKHSTTKIPETTSSTTS, encoded by the exons ATGTATGGAAAAAGTAGTAAAAATTTACCTTTGGGTGCTTCAGGATTTTATGATTATCCGAAAGAAAATTCAATACCTTATAATAATGACAGGCTTGATGATGCAGTTAGTTTGGATTATTCCCAAGCCCTTAGTGGATTTCAAAGATCAGATTTTGTAGCAAGTGGTGACTACGCTAGCAGAATTGAACGAACCTCTGATAGGCGACGTGATATCGACTGTCGTGAAACAAGCGGTGACTATGCTACAAGAATCAGAAGTTTTACTCAAAACCTTACAAGTACACCAGATCTTCCCGTTCGCAGAAATAGTGGAGCATATGCTCAACGGATTGGAAATTCATCTCGTAATGAAAAGGAAATATCTCATAAGGATCAGAGATTTCATGGGATGGACAAACTTGGACGAACTATGCACATTGAAATATCTCCTAAGGATCAGAGATTTCATAACACAGGGATGGACAAACTTGGACGAACTATGCACGGTGAGCGTGTCTATGAAAACCAACTCTTTAAAGATAAATATGGAAATTACTATCCACCACCTATTTCGGAAGACGATGTCGGACTGCAAGGTCTAGAAAGTCCGCGATCAATACTGGAAACAGCAAGATCATTTCCGGTAGGATTTGAAGCATCAGATATGTCAAGAAGTGGTCCATTTATTTCTCCGCCTGGTGAATCAACAGATCAAGGATCTTTTGAAAGACATAAAAAATCATCCCAAAGACAACAAATGAGGAGGAACTCTACTCCAGATGAACATTTGGAAAGTGAAACCCCCGCATGGGCAAATCGTCTTCTTACGAAGGAATCTTCCTTATTGTCAAAATTCAGAAAT ATGAAATCAGCAATAAATAAATGGACTCTCAGACGTATTTCTAAACCAAAAACATCGTTCATTAAAGGACAG GGCCCAAAAGTATTAAATCTATTTGAAAGCATTGATGTGTTGAGCTCTTCAAGTACCCAAGATCTACTTCCTCAAAACCAGagtaaagaaaaaacaaataacatcgCTTCATGTTTTTGTGGattatttttaatgataatatttgtgTTTCCTGTTATTCCTGTGATTGTGATAT TCACAGATCCTTCCGATTTCG CTCAAATTGAAATAACTATAAAATTCAGTGGATATTTGGATGCTAATTTCGATATTAGAATCATGGAACAGGATATATGTCGTCAG ATTGATACAGCTTTTTCGTCATACAGCAGTTTTTATTCCTGTGGCCTTATTAATATCAA GAATGGATCTATTACGGCAAATGTTTCCCTTCTTTTTCGTGTCTCAAATATACCAAACGAACATGTCATtgaagaaaatattaacaaccaTTTGACAACTGTTCGAACAATAAGCACATATGCATACGAAAAAAACtctacaaaaacaataaaatatacatttgttaAACAGAGGCTTGTGGGTGAAATGCCTTATACAAGAGGTAAAACAACAATAGAACAAACTACTACTCCAATATTATCGACATCTGCGACAAAAACAACTACTACAATACCATCGACAACTGCAAAAGAAACTACTACTACATCACAAGTACAAACAACAGAAGTAGATACAAGTACACCTGTTACAACTAGTTTAACAACGGAAGTAATGACAGCAATAGAGACAACGAGGTCAGATACCACATCTTCAAATGTCCAAAAAACAACCGAACAGCCGACAACCACTGAAGGACTTACAACATTAACGACACCAAGTACTATAACACCACAAGCTACCAATCCTGATAATGTAACTTCAAGTGAACAAACAGCTACATCTACTAATAaacattcaacaacaaaaattccAGAAACTACAAGTAGTACAACTTCCTAG